The Stackebrandtia nassauensis DSM 44728 genome includes the window CTGCGTCGGCGAGGCTGAGAGGGATCCATGGTCTCGTACGGCCTCTCGTCCAACATCGTCGTCTATGCCTTCCGCTGCTTCTCCAGCCACAGCTGCAGAATCTCCACCGCGGCCGCCTGGTCGACCACGGCTTTGCGGCGCTTTCCTTTCACGCCACGCTCGGACAACCTACGCGACGCCACTGCGGTGGTCAAACGCTCGTCGACGAACCGCACCGGTACGTCGCCGACGGCCGCCGTGACCTGTTCGGCGTACGCGCGAGACTCGGCGGCCGCATAGCTTTCCTCACCTGAAAGCGTAACCGGAAGCCCTATGACGATTTCCACGACCGAATGCTCGTTGACAAGGTCGGCTATTCGGCTGATATCCGCGGGCGGCACGGACTTTCCGGACATATCTCTGGGGACCGTCTCCAGTGGAGCGGCGAGTATGCCGTCGGGGTCGCTCAAAGCGACCCCGACGCGTACTTTTCCGACGTCTACTCCGAGGCGACGGCCCCTGGGCGGGGTGTCGTTCACTCCCCGGCGACCTGCGCGGACACGGCCTGAAGCAGCGCGCTCGCCTGGTCGGCGGGAACCCCGCCGCCCTGGGCGACCTCGTCGTTGCCGCCGCCGCGTCCCGACAGCGCGCCCTTGACGAGGGCCTGCGCCGACAGGCCCTGGGCGGTGCCGGTCTTGTTGACGATGACCACCAGCGAGGCCTTACCGCCCGCCGTGGCCGCGACCGCGGCGATGCCCGGTTTGTTCGGGTCGAGGTGGCCCCGGATCTCGGTGGCGAGCTTGCGGGCGTCGCCGCCGCCTGTGCCGTCGGGCGCCTGCACCGCCGCCACCGCGACGTCGCCGATCTTCTTGGCCTGCGCGGCGAAGGTGGCGGCGCTGTCGCGCAGTTCCTTGGCGCGCAGGTTGGCCAGTTCCTTCTCGGCGTCCTTGGCGCGCTGCATCAGGGCGGAGATCCGCTCCGGCAGCTCGGCGCGCGGGGCGCCCAGTTCGTCGGCGATCTGGGAGACCAGGTCGCGTTCGCGGGCCAGGTAGTGGAACGCCTCCAGGCCGGTGACGGCCTCGACGCGTCGCTGCCCCGAACCCACCGAGGCCTCCGAGGTGATCACGACCGGCCCGATCTGGGCGGCGTGCTGCACGTGGGTGCCACCGCACAGTTCCCGGGACCACTCGCCGCCGATCTCGACGACCCGGACGGTCTCGTCGTAGGTCTCGCCGAACAGCGCCAGCGCGCCGAACTCGCGCGCCTCGGGCAGCGTCATGTACTTGACCGCGACCGGCAGGTCCTTGCGGACCGCGCGGTTGGCGGCTTCCTCGACCTCACTGCGGGACTCGTCGGACAGCTTCGACCGCCACGAGAAGTCCAGCCGCAGGTAACCGGGCCGGTTGAACGAACCCGACTGCAACGCGGCCGGGCCGAGCACCTCGCGCAGCGCCGCGTGCACCACGTGGGTACCCGAGTGCGCCTGCCGCGCGCCCAGCCGCCACTCGGGGTCGACGTCGGCCTTGACGGCGGTACCGACCGCGAGCTCGCCCTTGAGCACCCGCACCTGGTGCACGACCAGGCCCTTGATCGGGCGCTGCACGTCGACGACCTCGGCCGAGACCGACGCACCGGTGATGGTGCCCGCGTCGGCGTGCTGACCACCCGACTCGGCGTAGAACGGGGTCTTGTCGAGGACGACCTCGACGAGCTGCCCCTCCTTGGCGACCTGGATCGGGCTGCCCTCGGCGAGCATGCCCAGCACCGTCGATTCGGTGTTGAGGGTCTCGTAGGCCTTCCAGTCGGTGGGGCCGCCGGCGGTGAGCAGCTCGCGGTACGCCGACATGTCAGCGTGCGCGGTCTTGCGGGACTGGGCGTCGGCCTTGGCGCGACGCCGCTGCTCGGCCATGAGCTGGCGGAAGCCCTCTTCGTCGACCTTGAGCCCCTGCTCGGCCGCCATCTCCAGCGTCAGGTCGATGGGGAAGCCGTAGGTGTCGTGCAGTTCGAAGGCCTTGGCGCCGGGCAGCAGCGTGCCGCCGCTGGCCTTGGTGTCCTTGACCGCGGTGTCCAGGATGGTGGTTCCCTGGCGCAGTGTGGAACGGAACGCCTCCTCCTCGCCGTAGGCGTAGGACGAGATCCGCTCGAAGTCCTCCGACAGCTCCGGATAGGACGGCGACATGCAGTCGCGGGCCACCGGCAACAGTTCCGGAAGCGCCTTGTCCTCGAAGCCCAGCAGCCGGATCGCGCGGATCGCGCGGCGCAGGATGCGGCGCAGCACGTAGCCGCGGCCCTCGTTGGACGGCGTGACGCCGTCGCCGATGAGCATCAGGCCGGTGCGGACGTGGTCGGCGATGACGCGGAACCGGACGTCGTCGGGACGCGAGGCCCCGTAACGCTTCCCGGTCAGTTCGCTGGCCCGGTCGATGAGCGGCCGCACCTCGTCGATCTCGAACATGTTGTTGACGCCCTGGAGCATGTAGGCGACGCGCTCCAGCCCCATGCCGGTGTCGATGTTCTTGGCGGGCAGGTCGCCCAGGATCTCGAAGTCCTCTTTGTTGGTGCCCTCGCCACGCAGGTTCTGCATGAACACGAGGTTCCACAGCTCCATGTACCGGTCGCCGTTGAGGAAGTCGCCCTCCTCGCCGAACTCGGGGCCGAGGTCGAGCAGGATCTCCGAGCACGGACCACACGGACCGGGGATGCCCATGGACCAGAAGTTCTCCGACTTGCCCAGCCGGGGGATCCGCTCGTCGGGCAGGCCCGCGATACGCTTCCACAGGCCGATCGCCTCGTCGTCGTCCACATAGACCGACGGGTACAGTTTGGACTCGTCGAATCCGAGCCCACCCTGCGACTGCGGCCGGGTCATCAGATCCCAGGCCAGCTCGATGGCCTTCTCCTTGAAGTAGTCACCGAAGGAGAAGTTGCCGTTCATCTGGAAGAACGTGCCGTGCCGGGTGGTGATCCCGACTTCCTCGATGTCCGGGGTGCGGATGCACTTCTGCACCGAGGTGGCGCGGGTCCACGGGGGCGTCTGCTGCCCGGTGAAATAGGGGACGAACTGAACCATCCCCGCGTTGATGAACAGCAGGTTCGGGTCCTCGATGGCCGGAAGCGGTGCGCTCGGTACCACCGTGTGCCCATTGGCCTCGAAGTGTGCCAGGAACCGCCTCTTGATCTCGGCCGTCCTCATCGGATGATACCTCCTTGTCCGCTGTAGATAGTGCTATCGGTCATCGTCGTCTTCGAGCAGCTCGCCGACCGGCTCTCCGGCCGCGATCGCCTCGTGGAGCTCGGCTTCCTTCTCGTGCATGCCCTCGCCGACGTCGGACATAAAGCTACGCACTCCGGACCCGGCTGTCACGGCGGTATTCCGCAGCCGCTCGCCGATGCCCGCCGGGGACAACGCGTCGGCGCCGCGCGCGAGCTTGCGCACGACGATCACGCCGACCGCGACACCCGCGGCCAGCCACAACAGTCTTTTAACCATTTTCTCGTTTTACCCGTTCTTAGAACGCTTACGGCGGGACTTCTTGTCCTTCAACAGGTTTCGCACTTCGCGCTCGTCGTCGTCGGCGCGGCGCTTGGCCAGCGCCTTGCGCAGCCCGAAGCCGAAGGCGGCCAGTTTCACCAGCGGTGTGGTGGCCGCGGCCCCGACGAGGCTGGTGATGTTGGCGACGTTGCCGGTGACCTGCTGCGCGTGGCCGGTGATCGTGTCGACCCGTTCCAGCTGGGTGTTCACCGCGTCCAGCGACGTGTGGGCCTGCGTCAGCGCGGTGTTGACATGATCCATTGTGGTGTTGGCTTTTTGCAGCAGCGGGCCGGTGCGCGCGTTGAGGTCGTTGACGGCGCGGGTCGCGGCGTTGACGGTCTTGCGCAGACCGAGCAGCACATAGGCCAGCACCAACGCCAGAGCCGCGAAGGCGCCCGCGGCTATCAGGGCCGCCAGTTCTCCACCGGTGGTCACGAACTCGCTGGCGGCGGCATAGGCCTGACCCGACATCGGTCCCCCTCGTTTCGATCGCGAAGTTACCTGGACACTGTGTTGCCTGGAAATCGGCAACGGAACCGACCTTACCGTCCGAGTTCAGTGAACTTCCGCTTGGCCCGCGCCGGGGCGAGCCGCGTTTTCACTCGGCTTCGGGTGTCGGCCGGATCACCGCCGAGACCGTCGAGCCCGGACACAGCTGTTTGACGTCGGGGCACTCGGCCGGGCGGACCCACAGGTCCAATGCGTACTCGTCGCGGTGGTAACAGCGGTACTGGCCCAGCTGTGTCCGGGTTGGACACCTGCCGGAGTCGAGCCGGTGCCAGTGCTCGGTGGAAAGCGCCCCGGCGTACACCTTCACGGTGTCGTCGACGCCGCGTTTCGACTGCCACACCCGTTCGCGGACCCGGCACCGCCCGACGCACCAGCGGCTGCCCGCCGCGGCGTCGCGCGGCTTGGCCGAGGCCCAGTGCGGCAGCGCCAGTTCGTCGAGGGCGACGAAGGCCGGGTCGCGGGTGACGTCGTCGAGCCGCAGCGCCACCGGGACCGCGGCCACGACGGCGGCGGCGACCACGCCGAAGGTGGCCAGTTTGAGGCGGCGGATCCGGGTGAACTCGGTGACCAGCTGGGCCCGGACCTGTCCGGGACGTTGCCGACGCTCGCGCCGGTGGCCTCGGTTCACTCGTTACTCCCCCACACGATCGCGCGAAGCTTCTCCATCCGGGAGGCCAGTCCGTTCTCGGCGCCGTGGTCGGTGGGCCGGTAGTAGACGTTGCGGTGCACCGCGTCGGGCGCGTACTGCTGGGTGACGACGGCGCGCGGGTCGTCGTGGGGGTACCGGTAGGTCTCGCCGTGGCCGAGGTTCTTGGCGCCCGCGTAGTGGCTGTCGCGCAGGCCCGGCGGCACCGGGCCGGTGTGTCCGTTCTTGACGTCGGTGATGGCCGCGCCGATCGCGGCGGTGACCGCGTTGGACTTGGGGGCGGTGGCCAGGTGGACCACGGCGTGGGCCAGGGTCAGCTGTCCTTCGGGCATGCCGATGAACGCGACCGCCTCGGCGGCGGCCACGGCGGTCTGCAGCGCGGTCGGGTCGGCCATGCCGACGTCCTCGCTGGCGAAGATGACCAGCCGACGGGCGATGAAGCGCGGGTCCTCGCCCGCGACGATCATCCGGGCCAGCCAGTGCAGCGCGGCGTCCACGTCGGAGCCGCGCAGGCTCTTGATGAGGGCGCTGGCGATGTCGTAGTGGCTGTCGCCGTCGCGGTCGTAGCGCACCGCGGCGACGTCCACGGCCGATTCGGCGGTGGCCAGGTCGACCACGGTGGTCCCGGCGGCCTTGGCGCTGGCGGCGGCGGCCTCCAGCGCGGTCAGGGCCTTGCGGGCGTCCCCGGCGGCCAGCCGGACCAGGTGGTCGGCGGCCTCGGGTTCCAGTGCGACCTCGCCGCCCAGGCCGCGTTCGTCGCTGAGGGCGCGGTCGACGAGGGCGCGGATGTCGTCCTCGGTCAGCGGTTCCAGGGTCAGCAGCACGCACCGCGACAGCAGCGGCGACACGACCGAGAAGTACGGGTTCTCGGTGGTGGCGGCCAACAGCGTGATGGTGCGGTCCTCGACGGCGGCCAGCAGCGCGTCCTGCTGGGTCTTGGTGAAGCGGTGCACCTCGTCGATGAACAGGACGGTGGGGGCGCCGCCGCGGCGGCGGGTGGCGCGGGCGGTCTCGATGACGGCGCGCACGTCCTTGACGCCCGCGTTCAGCGCCGACATCGGCACGTAGCGGCGGTCGGTGGCGCGCGCGACCAGGTTGGCCACGGTGGTCTTGCCGCAGCCGGGCGGGCCCCACAGGATCACCGACAGCGGGGCGTCGCCGCCGACGAGCTGCCGCAACGGCGAGCCGGGGGTCAGCAGGTGCTGCTGGCCGACGAGTTCGTCGAGCGTCGCCGGGCGCATCCGGGCCGCCAGCGGAGCGTCCGCGGCGGGCTCTTCGGTGCGCGGCGCGGTTTCGGGAATGTCGAACAGTCCGGGCCCTTCCATGGGGGGACACGTTACCGTCCGGCTACGACACTCCCGCGCGCGTGCGGCCTTCCCGAGCGCGGTTCCGACTCAGGTGGGTTCGCTCAGACCGTCCTCGACGACCGAGGCGACATCGCCGGAGCCGAACAGGAACCACAGCGTGTCCTCCACGGCCATGGCCGACAGCCAGCTGTCGTCGACGTCGGAGCCGCCGGTCACGGCGCCGCCGCTGTCGGAGACGCCCTCGGCCACCCGGTCGTAGCGTCTGGTCTGGGAGCCTTCGGCCATCGACACGATCACCATCACCTCGCCGTCGCGGCGGGCCTTGGCCAGCAGTTCGCGCTGCGACTGCGACAGGCCGTCGGTCGCGTCGTCGGACGCGGAGGGTTCGGGTTCTGTCGTCTTCGCCGATTCCGGCGCCGAACCGGGTTCGTCCTCCTTTTCGGACGCCCCCGCGTCGGTGTCGGGCCGGGTGGCCGTGGTCGGATCGGCTGTGGCCGACGGGTTCGCGGCGGCGTTGTCGCCGGAGTCGCAGGCTCCCGCCGACAGTGCGAGGACCAGGGCGACGAATCCCAGCCGGGTGGGTGTGCGCATGTGGCGTTGACGGCCGCGACCGTCCGCGAGGTTGCCCTCATGACCGGCACGAGTTGCGCCCGGGAACTCGTGCACCCCGCGTGAGCCGTCCGGAGATGCTGGATCACGTGCGGCAAACGCAGGAGAGGCTGTTGCTACGGCGTCGGTTCAGCCTTCCGCACGTCAAATGACGCCACAAAGCTCGGTCACGGCGCCTCGCGGTCGATCCCTTGGACGCTGGTAGGCGTGGCGCCGTGACCGATTCCCCGGCGGCTATCGGGTCTCGAACGCGGTGACGCCGAGCCGTTCGAAGATCGCCTCGGCCGCCGCCCGATGCTCGGCGGCTTCCGGCACCCCCAGACCCGTCAGCGCCCGGGCCAGCGCCACAAGGGAGCGTCCGTGCCGCAGCGGTTCGGACATCGACGCGAACAATCGGCACGCCTCGCGCGCGAAGGTCGCCGCGGTGGCGTAGTCCTCCTGCCGGGCGTGGATCGTGGACAGCAGCAGACTGGCGGCGGCCTCGTCTCGGCGGATGCCGCTGGATCGGCCCCACTCCAGGCATTCGCGGGCGTGTTTGAGGGCGGACTGCGCCTCGCCGCGTTCGCTGAGGCAGTGCGCGTACGGGATCAGCAGGTCCGCGGCCTCACCCACGTACCGGTTCTGGCGTTCCACCGCGAAGGACTCGGTGAAGTCGGCGTAGGCGGCGTCCAGGTCGCCCATGGCCAGCCGCAGCGATGCCCGCAGGCACAGCGCCCGCGGATGGTGCCGGGACATCGCCTCGGCCAGGATGAGTTCGACGTATTCCAGGCCCTCGGTGTAGCGGCCGGTGTCCAGGCACAGGTGGGCCAGTTTGGACGGGGTCTTGGGCCAGCGTTTGCCCGGCGGCTGCGGCGGACGTACCGCCAGCGATCGCCGCAGGTGGGTCTCGGCTTCGGCGTATTGTCCCAAATGGATGCACAGTTCGCCGAGGCTGTCGAGCCGGGCGGAGATGGCCCACGGGTCGGCGGACTCCTCGGCGATCTTGAGCGACTCGTCGAGGATCCTCCGGGCGGCCAGGTTGTCGCCGCTCAGCGAACGGAACGACGCCATGTTGTTGAGGTGGCGCGCGATCAGGAGCGGGTCGCCGCTGCGCCGCGCCGTCTCCAACGCGAGCTCCCCGGCCGCCACGGCCTCGGGCAACCGTCGCGCCGCCCAGTAGGTGCCCGCGACCAGGTTGTGCATCCACGCCTGACCGGCGGCGTCGTCGTGGGCTTCGGCGACGCCGAGCGCGATCCTGACGACCCGGCGGATCTCGTCGGGGTCGTAGCCGTCGTGGACCGAGGCGTGGAAGTTGGTGGCGGCCTTCCACACCCGGGGATGGTCGACCAGCGCCAGCACCGTGGCCACCCGGTCCTCGTGCCGCAGTTTGGTCTGGGAGTCGGCGTACCAGTCCAGCAGCCGCTCCATCGCCGCGTCGCGGTCGGCAGGTTTCAGGTCGTCGGCGGCCCGGGCGTGGGCGTACAGCCGCACCAGGTCGTGGAAGCGCCAGTGCTCGTCGCTCTGCGGGTCGATGAGGTGCGCGTGGGCGAGCCGACCCAGCAGCCTGCGGGCCTCGGCCTCGGTGCCGTCAACGACCGCGGCGGCCATGCTCGCCGAGATCTCGGTGCCGGGCACCAGTCCCAGGTGCAGGAAGAACCGCCGGGTGTTCTCGTCGATGGACGGCAGCGACAGCGTGATGCAGTCGGCGACGGCGGCGCGGGTGTCGCCCGGCACCACCATCCGTTCCAAGCGGTCGGCTCCGGCCAGTTCGGCGGCGACCTCGGCGAGCCGTTCGGAGGGGCGGGCGGCCAGGTTGGCGCCGACGACGCGCAGCGCCAGCGGCAGTCGTCCGCACAGTTCGGTGATGGCGGTGGCGGCCTCGACTTCGGCGTCCAGACGGGACTGTCCGATCAGGTCGGCCAGCAGCCTCAGCGACTCGCGCGGCCCCAGGGTGTCGACCTCGACGCGCCGGGCGCCGTCCAGGGCTGTCAGGCCCGCCAGTGAGTCGCGGCTGGTGACCAGGGCGAAGCAGCCGGGACCGGCGGGCAGCAGCGGCCGGACCTGGTCGACCCGGGCGGCGTTGTCCAGCAGGATCAGGACCCGTTTGCCGTGCAGGTAGGTGCGGTACAGCGCGGCGGCTTCGTCCAGGTCGGACGGTATCGCCTCGGAGTTGAACCCGAAGCCGCGCAGGAACCGGGTCAGCACGTCGTGGGCCGACAACGGGGCACTGTGGTCGAAGCCGCGCAGGTTGACGAACAGCTGCCCGTCGGGGAAGCGGTCGGCGCGCAGCCGGGCCCAGTGCACCGCCAGCGCGGTCTTGCCGATGCCGCCGGCACCGGCGACGGTGGCCAGCACCGAGGCGCCGTCGGCCTGGTCCAGCATGGCGTCCAGCGCCGCCAGTTGCGAGGCGCGGCCGGTGAATCCGGCGATGTCGGCGGGCAGCTGCGCCGGGACCTCCCCGACGGACTGCCGGGCCGGAGCGGAGGTCCGGGCGCCCTCGCCGTCGGCGCGCAGGATCTCCAGGTGCAGGTCGCGCAGCGCCCGGGTCGGGTCGATGCCCAGTTCCTCGGCCAGCCGGGACCGCAGCGTCGCGTACACCTCCAGCGCCTCGGTGCCGCGTCCGCACTGGTGCAGCGCCCGCATCAGCAGCGCGGCCATGTCCTGCCGGTACGGGTGCTCGGTCAGCAGCCGCCGCGCCTCCTCGACGATGCGGCCGGGCTGTCCCAGCCGCAGCTCGATGTCCATGCGGGTCTCGAAGGCCCGCAGCCGCGCCTCCTCCAGCTGCTCGGCGAAGGCGCGCAGCACCCGGCCGTTCATGCCGGTCAGCACCTCGCCGCGCCACAGTTCCAGGGCCTGGCACAGTCGGGTGTGGGCCTCGGCGAGCCGGTTGTTCTCGGCGGCGGCAGCTGCCTGCCGGACGTAGTCGTTGAACTGGAGCGAGTCGAGGTGGGCGGTGGACAGCCGGTAGCCCTCGCCGACGGCGGTGATGAGCGGGCCCTCGGCCACCGACAGGGTGCGCCGCAGCGCCGCGACGGTGTTCTGCACCTGGCGGCGGGCGGTGGCGGGCGGATCGTCGTCCCACAGCGCGTCCACGAGCCTGTCGACGGACACGACGTGACCGGCCTGCAGCAGCAGCATGGCCAGCACCTTGGGTTGCTGACGCCCCCGAACCGGGATCACGGCACCGTCGTGCCGCACTTCGAGGGAGCCGAGGATGCGAAAGTCCACGAAGTCTCCGTCGGGGGCACAGTCGGTTGAGGGCCTCTAACAATACCCAGCATCCGGGATTACCGGGTATGCCCCGCTTTGGTGGGGTTTCAGCCCAGTCCGGCCTCGGCGAGCAGGCGCTTGCGGATCTTCTTGGGCAGCTTGTCCACGTAGACGATGCCGTTGAGATGGTCGGTCTCGTGTTGCAGGCACCGGGCGGCCTCGCCGGTGCTGGTGAGGGTGATCGGCTTGCCGGTCTTGTCGAAGCCGTCGACGGTGGCGGTCTGGGTGCGGGCCACGTCGGCGTACTGGCCGGGCACCGACAGGCAGCCTTCGGGGCCGACGTTGAGTTCGCGCGGCGGCGGTTCCTCGCGCAGCGTCGGGTTGACGATGTGGCCGTACAGGCGACCGCCGTCGTCGTCGCGGCAGTCGATGACGAACACCCGCGCGTCGACGCCGATCTGGTTGGCCGCCAGGCCCACCCCGTTGGCGGCGTACATGCTGGCGAACATGTCGTCGACCAGCCGCGCCAGCTCGTCGTCGAAGTCGGTGACCGTCCTACAACGACGGTGCAGCACCTCGGTGCCGTGGTACACGATGTCGTGCACGGTTCCCGACTCGGTTTCTGTCATGACTCACGCCTTCCTGACTACTTACCCCGAGAATGCTAGCCAAGGCGCGCGAAAGCGCCGACCCCGGCCGCTCGGCGAGCGGAGGTCGTTGTGGCGGAGGGTCAGTCGCGGGTGGTGTCGGCCACCAGCCGGGCCAGGCCCGCGACGGCCTGCGGGTCGGCCAGCGCCGAACCCAGGGCCGCGACCGAGGCCCCGGCCGCCAGGAAGTCGGGGGCCGAGGCGACGGAGACGCCGCCGGTGGCGACGATGTTCAGGTGCGGGAACGGGCCGTGCATGGCGCGAAACCAGCTGGTGCCCAGGGCCGCGGCCGGGAAGGCCTTGACCCAGTCGCAACCGGCGGCCAGTGCCCGCTGGATCTCCGAGGCGGTGGCCACGCCGGGAAGGTGCGGCATTCCGGCGTCGAAGCTCGCGGCGGCCACGTCGGGGTCCAGGCCGGGCGCGACGGTGTAGGCGGCCCCGGCGGCGGCAGCAGCGTCGACGTGGGCGCGGCTGACCACGGTCCCGGCGCCGACGTCCAGGCCGCGTTCGGCCCCGGCCGCCACGGCGGCGGCCAGCGACTTCTCCTGTCCCGGTTCGCCGATGGGAACCTCCAGCAGGTTCACCCCGGCGTCCCAGGCGGTGTGGGCCAGGGCGACGGTGTCCTCCGGCGGCAGCCCGCGCAGGATCACCATGACCCGGTCGTCGCCGAACAGTTCCTCGAAGCTCATCATGGTGTCCCGTCGTTGAGTGCGGCCGTGATCCACGCCTGTCCCGGCAGCGGTCCGATGTCGCCGGAGACCCGCAGCGCACCGCCCGCGATCAGGTGGCCCATCCGCAGCCGGGCCCGGGGAACGGCGCCCTTGAGCACCGCGAACAGGTACCCGGCGGCGAAGGCGTCCCCGGCGCCGACCGGTTCGACGACCTTGACGATCGGCGACTCCATGAAGATGCCGTCGGCGGTGCCCTCGAAGATGGTCGCGCCGATCTCGCCGTTCTTGACCACCAGGGTCTTGGGCCCGGTCAGGTGGTAGCGGACGTCCTCGGGCCGGGTGATGCCCCACAGGGTCTCGGCCTCGTCCAGACCGACGAACACCAGGTCGGAGGCGCTGGCGAGCGTGCGGATCACCGACGAGGCGGTCTCCACCGGCCACAGCTTCGGCCGGTAGTTGACGTCGAAGCTCATCAGCGCGCCCGGCCACGGCCGTTCGATCAGCGCGTGCACCATCAGGTCCAGACAGGAGTCCGACAGCGCGGCGGTGATGCCGGTCAGGTGGACGATCTTGGCGCGGGGCAGGCTGTCGACCAGCTTGCGTCCCATGCCGGTGGCCGCCGAACCCTTGCGGTAGTAGTAGACCCGCGTGTTCATCTTGTCGGGGTCCTTGAAGTACACCCCGGTCGGCAACGCGGGGTCGACCTCGATGAAGCTGGTGTCGGCGCCCACGGCGGCCAGCTGGCGGCACACCAGTTCACCGAAGGGGTCGTCGCCGACGCGTCCGGCCCAGGCGGCTTTGGCGCCCAGCAACGAGAAGTACGTCACCACATTGGACTCCGCTCCGGCGACCCCCATGCGCAGCTTCGGTCTTTCGCGCAACGGCGCGGGCGGATCGGGGGCGACCAAGGCCATGGATTCACCAATGCCGATGAGGTCGAAGTCCGTGCGGGGTGTATTCAAGTGTGGCTCCTGCGGTGGGGCGTCGCCGCGTGGTGCTGGGTCGCTGCTGCCCTGCACCCTAGTGCATCGCCGCCCCACGCCGCAGCTATCTCCCTGTCGTTTCGGCCTGTGTCACCTTCGCGGTGATCGCGTCCCGGTTGGCGGCCAGCCATGCCTCGAAGTCGAGCAGTCCCGGATGCCATTTCCGCAGGCCCTCGATGTCGACGTTCATGGCGACCCGGTTCATCATGTCCAGTCCCTCGGCGAGTGCCTCGCTGATGGCGCGCAGTTGTTCGATGGGCACCTGGACGTAGGGCACCTCGCGTCCGGCGGTCCGGCCGAGGGCGGCGGCGATGTCGGTCTGGGTCAGTTGGTCGCCGGCGAGTTCGTGCACGAGGCCGTCGTGCGCCTTCGGGTCGGCGAAGGCCAGCGCGACGAAGGCGGCGATGTCGGCCACGGCGATCAGCGGCTCGGCCATGGTGGGGGCCAGCGGCGTCACCAGGGCACCG containing:
- a CDS encoding bifunctional 4-hydroxy-2-oxoglutarate aldolase/2-dehydro-3-deoxy-phosphogluconate aldolase is translated as MSFEELFGDDRVMVILRGLPPEDTVALAHTAWDAGVNLLEVPIGEPGQEKSLAAAVAAGAERGLDVGAGTVVSRAHVDAAAAAGAAYTVAPGLDPDVAAASFDAGMPHLPGVATASEIQRALAAGCDWVKAFPAAALGTSWFRAMHGPFPHLNIVATGGVSVASAPDFLAAGASVAALGSALADPQAVAGLARLVADTTRD
- a CDS encoding sugar kinase: MNTPRTDFDLIGIGESMALVAPDPPAPLRERPKLRMGVAGAESNVVTYFSLLGAKAAWAGRVGDDPFGELVCRQLAAVGADTSFIEVDPALPTGVYFKDPDKMNTRVYYYRKGSAATGMGRKLVDSLPRAKIVHLTGITAALSDSCLDLMVHALIERPWPGALMSFDVNYRPKLWPVETASSVIRTLASASDLVFVGLDEAETLWGITRPEDVRYHLTGPKTLVVKNGEIGATIFEGTADGIFMESPIVKVVEPVGAGDAFAAGYLFAVLKGAVPRARLRMGHLIAGGALRVSGDIGPLPGQAWITAALNDGTP